The following DNA comes from Sphingopyxis sp. BSN-002.
TGTGTCGGGACCCCGCCCGGCGCCGCCATGAAGAATTTCTGCACGTCGGGGTCGTTGGTGCGCGAGACATCCCATTTGTTGAGCGCATCGCCCATCGTTGCGCTGTGCACCGTCGGCAGGTGCGCGTGGAGCAGGCCCGCGCGCTCAAGCTGGCCAAGGATCGCCATGATCCCGCCCGCGCGATGGACATCCTCCATATGGACGTCGCTCTTCGCCGGCGCGACCTTCGACAGGCACGGCACACGCCGCGACAGCCGGTCGATGTCGGTCATCGTGAAATCGACCCCCGCCTCGAAGGCCGCCGCGAGCAGATGCAGCACCGTGTTCGTCGATCCACCCATCGCGATATCGAGGCTCATCGCATTTTCGAACGCCTCGAAGGTCGCAATATTGCGCGGCAGCACGCTGTCGTCGTCTTCCTCATAATGGCGACGGCACATCTCCACGACGATTCGTCCCGCACGCAGGAACAGCTCCTTGCGGTCGGCGTGCGTCGCGAGCGTCGAGCCGTTGCCCGGCAGCGACAGCCCCAGCGCCTCGGTCAGGCAGTTCATCGAGTTGGCGGTGAACATGCCCGAGCACGACCCGCAGGTCGGGCACGCCGAGCGCTCGATCGCGGTGACTTCCTCATCAGTATATTTCTCGTCGGCCGCTGCGACCATCGCATCGACCAGATCGAGCGCGACCTCCTTGCCCTTCAGCACGACCTTGCCGGCCTCCATCGGACCGCCCGACACGAACACGACGGGGATGTTGATGCGCAGCGCCGCCATCAGCATGCCGGGGGTAATCTTGTCGCAGTTCGAGATGCACACCATCGCGTCGGCGCAATGCGCGTTGACCATATATTCGACGCTGTCGGCGATCAGGTCGCGGCTCGGCAGCGAATAGAGCATGCCGTCATGCCCCATCGCAATCCCGTCATCGACCGCGATCGTGTTGAATTCCTTGGCGACGCCGCCCGCTGCCTCGATCTCGCGCGCGACCATCTGGCCGAGATCCTTCAGATGCACATGCCCCGGCACGAACTGGGTGAAGCTATTGACCACCGCGATGATCGGCTTGCCGAAGTCGCTGTCCTTCATCCCCGTTGCGCGCCACAGCCCGCGCGCACCCGCCATGTTGCGGCCGTGAGTGGTGGTGCGCGAACGATATGAAGGCATTGGGAGGATTCCTGATAATTTTATTTCAAAAATAGGCGAAGAAACGCGCCTCTACACGCCTATCCTGCCAGATTCAATGCAAGTTTGTTGCACATGCGAGAAAGCTGTCCAGCAAAGCGCCTCTGCCCCGCCGCATCGCCCACCAGATCCTGTCGCATTTCGATCCCTACATAGGGAATGAAGTTCGCCTCGGCGTGCCGGTTCATCGTCGCATTGAGCAGCTTGCCCGAATAGGGAAGCTGATCGCCTACGGTCAGGCCCTCCCCAGCAAGCGCTGCGATTGCCGGCGCCGCGAGCCGGTCGTCTTCGTTATAGAGCACCCCCACATGCCACGGCCGCGCCTGCTCCGGATCGCTCGCGAGCGAGGGCGTGAAACTGTGCAGCGACAGGATCATCGCCGGACGGTGCGCCGCGATCGTCGCGGCGATATGGTCATGATAGGGCCGGAAGAAACGGGCCATCCGTGCCTCGCGCCCGTCATGGTCGAGCGCATTGCCGGGGATCGCATGCCCGTCGCTCGCGACCGACACGGCGCCCGGCGCGTCTTCGTCGCGGTTGCAGTCGACGACGAGCCGCGACACGCCGCCGAGGATCGCCGCGTCGACCGCGCCGCTTTCGACCAGCAGCTCCGCCACCTCCGCCACCCCGATGTCGATCGCGATATGCTCGCGCAGCAAGGCGGCATCGATCCCGAGGTCAATATCATCCGGCACGTGCGCCGACGCATGATCGCCGATCAGCAGCACGCCCCCTGCCCGCGGTTCGCCAAGCCGCCGCCACGCCTCGCTCATCGCAATGCCCCGGTCATCTGCCACCAGTCCGGGTGCCTTTCGGCGAGAACGGCCGCCGCGGCATCACGCTCGGCGGGCGCATCGAACAGCGCGAAACAGGTTGCGCCCGACCCCGACATGCGCGCGAGCCAGGGCTTCAGCGCCCCCAGCTCGGTCAGCACGTCGACGATCGCCGGGCATTGCGCAACGGCAGGCCTTTGCAGATCGTTCCGCGAGGCGAAGAGCTGCGCGCGCAAATCGGCCCCAGTGAACAGCGGCCCGCGGTCGACGCCGTCCCAAGCGGCAAAGACCGGCCCGGTAGCCACCGGCTGGCGCGGATTGACAAGCAGCACGGGTGTCCCGCCAAGCCGCAGCTCGGGCACTTCGCTCAGTTGCTCGCCGACACCGACGCCCAGGCAGGTCCGGCTGGCGACGCAGGCGGCAATATCGGCGCCGAGCGCTCCTGCCAGCCGCGCCAGCGTTGCATCGCCGACCTCGGGCAGAAATGCATCGCGCACCAGCCGCGCCATCGCAGCCGCATCGGCCGATCCACCGCCGATTCCTGCTGCAACCGGCAGCCGCTTGGTCAGCCGGATCGCCAGCGGCGGCACCCGTGCCGCGCCATAGCGTTCGCGGAGCAGCACCAGCACGCGCAGCACCAGATTGTCGGCGCCGGAACCCAGTCCTTCGGCAAACTCGCCGTCTATCGTCAGCCGGTCAGCGGTCGCTTCCTTTGCCTCGATCGCGTCGCCACCGTCGACGAACGCAAACAAGGTCTCGATCTCGTGATAGCCATCGACCCGCCGCGCCCTGATATGGAGCGCGAGATTGATCTTGGCCCAGCCAGTTTCGTGCAGCCCCGCCATCAGGGGGCCGTCGTGGCGTGCGTCAGCCCGTCGCGCAATTTCGCCTCGATCCGGGTCGCCATATCGGCCTCGGCGAGCAGCGCCGCCGCCCGCCAGGTATAGCGCGCCTGGAATTTGCTTCCCGACTGCCAATAGGCATCGCCCAGATGTTCGACGATGACCGCATTGGTCGGATCGCCACGCTGCGCCTTTTCGAGCAACGCGACGGCCTCATCGGTGCGGCCGGTCAGAAAATAGGCCCAGCCGAGCGAATCCGTAATGCTCGCATTCTGCGGCTCCGCATTCCAAGCAGCCTCGATCCGCGCGAGCGACTGCGGGACGTCCTTGCGCCGTTCGATTGCCGAATAGCCGGTAAAATTCAGGATCGTCGGATCGGCGGGCGAGATCGCGAGCGCCTGATCCATAAGCTGCTTCGCCGCGTCCCAGTCATTTCCCTGCAGCAGCAGTTCAGCGCGGGCAATCAACAGGCTTCCGCGCAGGTTCCGGTCCCCGGCATCTTCGCCCAGCGTCGCCTCGATCCCGTCGTAGGCGCGAGCCGCTGCGGCTCGGTCACCGGCCTGCCGCGCGATATCGGCGAAGCGTACCAGCAGGCTGCGCGCCGGCGGCCCGTCGCTTGCGGCCGCTTCCGCTTCCCGGACCGCCATGGCCAGATCGCCCGTCCCGGCCAGAAACTCCGCACGCCGCATCTGCAGCGCCGGGGGCAATGGCTTGGGTCCGGCGAGCAGCGCGATCGCATCGGCACGTTGCCCGTTGCGATCAAGCGCCTCGACGAGCGCCGACCTTGCCGTCCAGTCCTTGTCGTCAAGCCAATAGGAAGCACGCGCGAACAGCAGGGGCAGCTTCGGGCTGCCGTTCGGCGTCCGCGCGAGCCCGTCCGCAAGCAGCCCCAGCCAATGCGCCATCCCGCCCCGCGGCGTCGACACCGGCTGGCCGGAGAGCAGCAACACCGGGTCTTCGCGTCCGCCCGCCGCAAGGGCGATCCGCCCACGCAGAGCCTTTGCCGCGTCGCCCTGTCCCGTCGCCTCCAGCGTCGCCGCGAGACGCAGCGCGACAAGCTGGCTCGTCCTGTCCGTCAAGACGGTGTTCGCAGCCAGAACGACCGCATCGGCCGGGCGCTTCGCCACGGCCTGGACAATCGCCGCCTCAAGCGCGATCGCCGGCTCCGGGCGCGCCCTCCCGGCGGCCGCGACGAGGTGTCGTTCGGGCGTCTGTTCACGCGCGCCGACGTCGATCCAGCTGTTAAAGGCAGGCTGGATCAGCCTCGCGATGGCGTCGCCGCCCGATTTGTCCGGTCGGCCGCCCAGATAATCGCGCGCGGCCTTCCAGTCCGACCGGCGCATCGCATCGACAATGAGCACGAGTTGCGCATCGAAACGCCGCTCGCCTGCGCTCCACAGCAGGGATGCGGCACTGCGCGCCGCGACCAGGTCGCCCGCCTGGATCGCCTGTTCAAGCATCCGCGCGCGCAGGCCCGGAAGCTCGGGCGCCTCGCTTGCGACGATCGTCAGCGCCGCGAGCGCCGAGGCCGGATCACCCGCCTCTTCGGCGAGCTTCGCGCGCGCGAGCGCGTGGATCGCCGACCCGCCGTCACTGCTCGCAGCCTGCACAGGCCCCGCCGCGGCGAGGGCGCCGATGATCAGGGCAAAGCGAACGGGCTTACATATTGGGATAATTGGGGCCTCCGCCGCCTTCGGGGGTGACCCAGTTGATATTCTGGGTCGGGTCCTTGATGTCGCACGTCTTGCAGTGGACGCAATTTTGCGCGTTGATGACGAACCTGGGATTGCCCTCGTCCTGCCCGACGATCTCGTACACTCCCGCCGGGCAGTAACGCTGCGCCGGCTCGTCATACATCGGCAGATTATATTCGACCGGGATCGACGGATCCTTCAGCTGCAGGTGGACCGGCTGGTCCTCCTCGTGATTGGTGTTCGACAGGAACACCGAGGACAGCCGGTCGAAGGTCAGCACGCCATCGGGCTTCGGATAATCGGGTTTCGGCATCATGTCGGCGCGGTACAGCGTCGTGTTGTCCGGATGGTGCTTCATCGTGAAGGGCACGCGAATGCCCAGCGTTTCGAGCCACATCGTCATGCCCGAGAAGATCGTGCCGGCGAAATCGCCGAACTTCTCGACCAGCGGCAGGACGTTGCGGACGACGCTCAGTTCCTTCTTCACCCAGCTCTCTTCGAACGCCCCCTGATAGGCATCCAGCGTGTCGCCCGTCCGGCCCGCAGCCACCGCGGCAAAGGCCGCTTCGGCCGCCATCATGCCCGATTTCATTGCGGTATGCGTGCCCTTGATCCGCGGCACGTTGAGGAACCCTGCGGTATCGCCGATCAGCACGCCGCCGGGGAACGCAAGCTTCGGAACCGACTGCAGACCGCCGTCGCTGATCGCGCGGGCGCCATAGGAGACGCGCTTGCCGCCCTTCAGGATCTTCGCGATCTCGGGATGCGTCTTCCACTTCTGCATCTCCTGGAACGGCGAGATATGCGGATTGCGATAGTTGAGCCAGGTCACGAAACCCAATGCGACCTGCCCGTTCGCCTGATGATAGAGGAAGCCGCCGCCGTTGGCATTCTCGTCGAGCGGCCAGCCCTGCGTATGGATGACGCGGCCCGCAGCATGGTTCTCGGGCTTGATGTCCCACAATTCTTTGACGCCGATGCCGTAAACCTGCGGCTCGCTGTCTGCGTCGAGCGCAAATTGCGGCTTCAGCATCTTGGTCAGGTGCCCGCGTACGCCCTCGGCAAAGAAGGTGTATTTCGCGTGGAGTTCGAGACCGGGCGCATAGTCGGGCTTGTGGCTGCCGTCGCGCGCGATCCCCATGTCGCCGGTCGCGACGCCCTTTACCGAGCCGTCATCGTTATACAGGATTTCGGCAGCGGCGAAGCCGGGGAATATCTCGACCCCCAGCCCTTCGGCCTGTTCGGCGAGCCAGCGACACAGATTGCCGAGGCTGCCGGTATAGGTACCCTTGTTGTGCATGAAGGGCGGCGTGATGATGTGCGGCAGGCTGAATTTCTTCGCCTTGGTCAGCACCCAGTGCTGGTTGTCGTTGACCGGCACTTCGGCGAGCGGGCAGCCCTGCGTGCGCCAGTCGGGCAGCAATTCGTCGAGCCCTTTCGGGTCGATAACCGCACCCGACAGGATGTGTGCGCCGACTTCCGACCCCTTTTCGAGGATACAGACCGACAGCTCGCTGCCCGCCTCGTTCGCCAGCTGCTTCAGCCGGATCGCCGCCGAAAGCCCCGCAGGCCCCGCCCCGACGATCACGACGTCATAGGGCATCGATTCCCGTTCGCTCACCGCAAGTACCTTTCTGCCGTCCCCGCGCGGGATCATTCATCGTGTCCCGCGCTCATTCTGTCACGAAATGCGATGCCTTCCAATTGACGCGTCCGTCAACTGTCTGTTTGAAACAAAATCATGGGTGGGCGAAATTCCGCGTTGCTGGCCGAAAGCTATACTGACTGGTGGTCGCTGGCGGGCGTCGATGCGCTCGTCGGCGAGGTGCCGGCGGGCTGGCTCGACGTGCCTGCAGCGAACGACGGTGCGGCAAAGCCGAAGATTTCGCCGATTGCCGAGCCAGAAGCCGCTCCGCTTCCCGCAGCGCTGCAACGGCAGGAAGCGCCCGTAGGAGCGGAGGCGAAGGGCCCGATCGAGCTTCCCGCCGATTGGGACACGTTCCGGAACTGGCTGGCAAACAGCCCCGACGTTCCCGGCAGCCAATGGGATGCACGCCGCGTTCTCCCCGTTGGCAATCCCGAAGCGCCGCTCATGCTCCTTACCGCCTGGCCCGAAATGGACGACCAGCGCGACGGCGAACTTTTCGCCGGCCCCGCCGGCCAGCTCCTCGACGCGATGCTTCGCGCGATCGGCACGACGCGCAGCGATTGCTATCTCGCCAGTCTCGCGATCACACGTCCGCCGGGCGGACGCATCGACGAACGCGACGCGGCTGAACTCGACCGGCTGCTCTGGCATCATCTGCGACTGGCAAAGCCTGAACGGCTGCTGCTGATCGGCAGCGACATCGTCCGCATGACGGCGAACATCCAGCTTGCCGATGCGCGCGGAAAGTTACTCGATATTAACCAAGATGGCCGCAAGGTGGACGCCGTAGCCGTCGCGCATCCCGCGATGCTGCTAGCCCGGCCGGCACAGAAAGCCGCCGCCTGGGACAGCCTGAAACTGTTCAACCGGGGACGTTGACAGATGCAGAATATGACAAAGACTCTCCTTTCGTGCGCCGTTGTCGCGCTGACTCTGGGAACGGTTCCGGCCTTCGCCGCCGATGCCGGCCCGTCCGACTTCACGTCGGCGCCGCAGACCGTGCCCGACACGCTCTCGTCGAAACAGAAGCAGCTTTACACGCAGGTCCTGACCGCGATCCGCGGCCAGCGCTGGGCGGAAGCCAAATCGCTGATCGGCGACGACAACGGCCCGCTCGGCGATTTCCTTCGTGCCGAACTGCTGACAGCCGCGAACAGCCCGAAGGCGGAAATCGGCGACCTGATGCCGGTTTTGTCGCGTTCGCCGCAACTGCCGCAGGCCGAACAGCTCGGCCGCCTCGCCACGAAACGCGGCGCAACCGATCTGCCCACCCTTCCCTTGCAGGCACGCCTCAGCTGGGCGGGAACCGCGCCGCGCCGGGTTGGCGCAGACAGCGTCGGCGACCCCTCGGCCTCGGGATTGGCTCGCACGATCCCCGACCGGATCAAGAATGACGACCCGGCAGGCGCCGAAGCGCTCTATCTTGCCGCCGCCGACAGGCTGACGCCCGAAGCCCGCGACGAATGGCGTCAGAAGATCGCCTGGTCCTATTATATCGAGAATGACGACGCCAACGCGCTTCGCCTGTCGACCGAATGCGTTGCAAGTCGCGGCGCTTGGCCGACGCAGGCCGCATGGGTGCAAGGCCTCGCCTCGTGGCGCCTCCGCGACTATCGCACCGCACTGAACGCCTTCGACCGCGTCGCCCGCGAGGCGCCCGACAGCGAGTTGCGCGCCGCCGCCTATTATTGGGCCGCCCGCGCCGCGATCGCGGTTGGCGAACCCGCGTCCGTCCAGCCGCGCCTGCGCGCTGCCGCTGCAAACGAGGAAACCTTTTACGGCCTGCTCGCGGCCGAAACGCTCGGCGTGGAAGCGGGCACGCAGCGCGAGAATGTCCGCGCCGACCGCAGTGCCTGGCGCGCGCTCGAAGACCTGCCCAACGTCCGCGCCGCCATGGCCTTTTCGGAGATCGGCGAAGACGGCTACGCCGACGAACTGCTCCGCCATCAGGCGCGCATCGGCGACCCCCGCCAGCACGAACAACTGATCGGCATGGCGCAGGCGCTCAGCCTGCCCGAAACGCAGCTCTGGCTCGCGCACAATACACCGCAGGGCCGCAAGCTCGCGGCCGCCACGCGCTATCCGCAGCCGAAATGGGAACCGAATGGCGGCTGGCGGGTCGATCCCGCGCTCGTCTTTGCGCACACACTTCAGGAATCGCGCTTCCAGAAGAAGGCCGTCAGCCCCGCAGGCGCGATGGGCCTGATGCAGGTGCGTCCGGGCACGGCGTCGGACCTTGCCCGCTGGGGCGGCGATGGCCGGGCTCCCGGGGATCTGAAAGTTCCGGCAGTCAACATGGATTTCGGGCAGCGCTATCTGCAATATCTCAGCAAGGACAGCTCGACCGGCGGGCAATTGCCCAAGGTCATCGCCGCCTACAACGCGGGGCCCGCACCGATCGCGCGCTGGCAGACCGAGATACGCGATGGCGGCGATCCGCTGCTGTACATCGAATCGATCCCCTATTGGGAAACGCGCGGCTATGTCGGCATCGTACTGCGCAACTACTGGATGTACGAGGCGCAGCAGGGCAAGCCCTCGGTGAGCCGCGATGCACTGGCGCAGGGCAAATGGCCGCGCTTCCCCGACAGCAAGGACCGCGTGCGGCTGACCTATGCCGGTCCCGCGAGCCTCGCCAATGCCGATTGACGAAAGCCTGCCGTTCCGACCGGTCCGGATCGCCGTGCTGACCGTGTCGGACAGCCGTAGCGAAGCGACCGACAAGTCGGGCGACAAGCTCGAGGAACTGCTCACCGCCGCCGGCCACATCCTCGCTGCGCGTGCGATCATTCCCGACGAGGGCGACCTGATCGTCTCGCGCCTCCACAACTGGATCGACGATCCCGAAGTCGATGTCGTCATCACCACCGGCGGGACGGGCGTCACCGGGCGCGATGTCACACCCGAAGCGTTGCACCGTCTCGACGGCAAGGATATTCCCGGCTTCGGCGAACTGTTCCGCTGGCTCAGCTATCAGAAGATCGGCACCTCGACGATCCAGTCGCGCGCCTGCGCCATCGTCGCGCGCGGCACCTATATCTTCGCGCTCCCCGGTTCGACAGGTGCCGTGACCGACGCGTGGGAAGGCATATTGTCGACCCAGCTCGACAGCCGCCACAAGCCTTGCAACTTCGTCGAACTGATGCCACGCCTCATGGAATGAGGCATTTTCTGGCGCTTGCCGCTCTTTCAGTTCTCGTCGGATGCGCCGCGAAGACGCCTCCTTCGTCGATCACTACGTCCCCCGATCAATGCCGCCTTACCAGGGACGACCTGATAGCCAATCGTTCGCTTTCATGGTCCGAGTTCGATCAGCGCCAGAACAGCCGCACGTCATGGAGCGCCCTCGGATCGGCCGGATGCCACGATGCGGCGGCGATTGCCTATGCCGATTATCTTGCCTTCGGCCCGCCGATAGCCGGCGAGCGATACCAGACGACGGCACGCTTTCATCTGGGCAGGTCGCTGGCCTATGCAGGCCGGACCGAAGAGGCCGCGCGGATAATCGCCACTGCCCGCCGAGAGACCGAAGTCGGTGGTTTGCATTGGAACGATTATGTCCAGGGAACGGTCGCGTTCCTCACCCGAGACCGCGAAACGCTGGCCGCACGGCAGGCCTCGCTCGCCACGCAATCGGGCTTTGCCGACCGGATGAACGCGGGCGTTCTTGCCGGTTTGCTTCATTGCTGGGACCGCCCCTATCTGGAGGCAGCGGCGCTCGCCTGCACGACGGCAAGCGGATATCAAATGCCCGCCGAATAGTTTGTTCTTCATTTGTTCCATATGCCGCGCTACAATGCGGCAGTGGAACCAACCAAGCCTCTACCCCCGATCTCTGGCCGCGGCGCGCCGACCAATTTGCGCCCGACCCGCACCGGATCGCTCGACCGCGAGGCCGATGGCGACTGGCTCGATGCCGCCGAAGACATCGACGGTGCGCCAACGCCGTTGCGCACGACGGTCACTATCGAGCACCCGAAGACGATCATCTCGCGCAACACCTCGCCCGACATCGGCTTCGACCGCTCGATCAATCCCTATCGCGGCTGCGAGCATGGCTGCATCTATTGCTTCGCGCGCCCGACGCACGCCTTCCACGACCTGTCGCCGGGGCTCGATTTCGAGAGCAAGCTGTTCGCCAAACCCGACGCGGCAAAGCTGCTCCGCGCCGAGCTGGCGAAGCGCAACTACAAGGTCGCCCCGCTCGCGATCGGAACCAACACCGACGGATACCAGCCGATCGAGCGCGAATGGGGCATCACCCGCTCGATCATCGAGGTTCTCGCCGAGACGAAGCACCCGCTGCTGATCACCACCAAGTCCGACCGGCTGCTCCGCGATATCGACCTGCTCGCGGCTATGGCGCGCGACAATCTGGTCGGGGTCGCGATCTCGGTCACCACGCTCGACCCCAAGGTCGCGCGCACGCTCGAACCTCGCGCCCCGCACCCGCGCCGCCGCCTCGCAGCGATCCGCAAGCTGATAGACGCGGGCGTCCCGACACAGGTCAACATCTCTCCGATCATTCCCGCGATCACCGACCACGAGATCGAAGCGATCATGACCGCCGCAGCCGAGGCCGGCGCGATCCGCGCATCCTATATCCTGATGCGCCTGCCCTTCGAGGTCGCGCCGCTCTTCCGTGCCTGGCTCGCGGCGCACTATCCCGATCGCGCCGACAAGGTCATGCACATCGTGCAGGACATCCGCGGAGGAAAGGACAACGACCCCAATTTCTTCACGCGCATGAAGGGTCAAGGCATCTGGCCGCAGCTCATCCGCCAGCGCGTCAAGCGCGCCGCGCGCGAACATGGCATGGACCGGAACTTCCCGCCGCTCCGCAGCGACCTCTTCCGACCGCCCGAACGCGACGGCCAGATGGAACTGTTCTAGGCCGCCGTCAGCGACCGCAACTTGTAGTCCTTGTAGTCGTCGCGGATCTGGCGCTTCAAAATCTTGCCCGTCGCGGTGTGCGGCAGTTCGTCGACGAACACGACCTCGTCGGG
Coding sequences within:
- the ilvD gene encoding dihydroxy-acid dehydratase is translated as MPSYRSRTTTHGRNMAGARGLWRATGMKDSDFGKPIIAVVNSFTQFVPGHVHLKDLGQMVAREIEAAGGVAKEFNTIAVDDGIAMGHDGMLYSLPSRDLIADSVEYMVNAHCADAMVCISNCDKITPGMLMAALRINIPVVFVSGGPMEAGKVVLKGKEVALDLVDAMVAAADEKYTDEEVTAIERSACPTCGSCSGMFTANSMNCLTEALGLSLPGNGSTLATHADRKELFLRAGRIVVEMCRRHYEEDDDSVLPRNIATFEAFENAMSLDIAMGGSTNTVLHLLAAAFEAGVDFTMTDIDRLSRRVPCLSKVAPAKSDVHMEDVHRAGGIMAILGQLERAGLLHAHLPTVHSATMGDALNKWDVSRTNDPDVQKFFMAAPGGVPTQTAFSQDRRWDSLDLDREAGVIRSAEHAFSKDGGLAVLSGNIALDGCIVKTAGVDESILKFSGPAKVYESQDAAVAGILTGQVEAGDVVVIRYEGPKGGPGMQEMLYPTSYLKSKGLGAACALITDGRFSGGTSGLSIGHVSPEAAEGGTIGLVENGDLINIDIPSRTITLAVADSVLGERRAAMDAKGEAAWQPEKARPRKVSVALQAYAAMTTSAARGAVRDLSQLKGK
- a CDS encoding N-formylglutamate amidohydrolase, producing the protein MSEAWRRLGEPRAGGVLLIGDHASAHVPDDIDLGIDAALLREHIAIDIGVAEVAELLVESGAVDAAILGGVSRLVVDCNRDEDAPGAVSVASDGHAIPGNALDHDGREARMARFFRPYHDHIAATIAAHRPAMILSLHSFTPSLASDPEQARPWHVGVLYNEDDRLAAPAIAALAGEGLTVGDQLPYSGKLLNATMNRHAEANFIPYVGIEMRQDLVGDAAGQRRFAGQLSRMCNKLALNLAG
- a CDS encoding 4-(cytidine 5'-diphospho)-2-C-methyl-D-erythritol kinase codes for the protein MAGLHETGWAKINLALHIRARRVDGYHEIETLFAFVDGGDAIEAKEATADRLTIDGEFAEGLGSGADNLVLRVLVLLRERYGAARVPPLAIRLTKRLPVAAGIGGGSADAAAMARLVRDAFLPEVGDATLARLAGALGADIAACVASRTCLGVGVGEQLSEVPELRLGGTPVLLVNPRQPVATGPVFAAWDGVDRGPLFTGADLRAQLFASRNDLQRPAVAQCPAIVDVLTELGALKPWLARMSGSGATCFALFDAPAERDAAAAVLAERHPDWWQMTGALR
- a CDS encoding electron transfer flavoprotein-ubiquinone oxidoreductase, producing the protein MSERESMPYDVVIVGAGPAGLSAAIRLKQLANEAGSELSVCILEKGSEVGAHILSGAVIDPKGLDELLPDWRTQGCPLAEVPVNDNQHWVLTKAKKFSLPHIITPPFMHNKGTYTGSLGNLCRWLAEQAEGLGVEIFPGFAAAEILYNDDGSVKGVATGDMGIARDGSHKPDYAPGLELHAKYTFFAEGVRGHLTKMLKPQFALDADSEPQVYGIGVKELWDIKPENHAAGRVIHTQGWPLDENANGGGFLYHQANGQVALGFVTWLNYRNPHISPFQEMQKWKTHPEIAKILKGGKRVSYGARAISDGGLQSVPKLAFPGGVLIGDTAGFLNVPRIKGTHTAMKSGMMAAEAAFAAVAAGRTGDTLDAYQGAFEESWVKKELSVVRNVLPLVEKFGDFAGTIFSGMTMWLETLGIRVPFTMKHHPDNTTLYRADMMPKPDYPKPDGVLTFDRLSSVFLSNTNHEEDQPVHLQLKDPSIPVEYNLPMYDEPAQRYCPAGVYEIVGQDEGNPRFVINAQNCVHCKTCDIKDPTQNINWVTPEGGGGPNYPNM
- a CDS encoding uracil-DNA glycosylase family protein — protein: MGGRNSALLAESYTDWWSLAGVDALVGEVPAGWLDVPAANDGAAKPKISPIAEPEAAPLPAALQRQEAPVGAEAKGPIELPADWDTFRNWLANSPDVPGSQWDARRVLPVGNPEAPLMLLTAWPEMDDQRDGELFAGPAGQLLDAMLRAIGTTRSDCYLASLAITRPPGGRIDERDAAELDRLLWHHLRLAKPERLLLIGSDIVRMTANIQLADARGKLLDINQDGRKVDAVAVAHPAMLLARPAQKAAAWDSLKLFNRGR
- a CDS encoding lytic transglycosylase domain-containing protein; this translates as MTKTLLSCAVVALTLGTVPAFAADAGPSDFTSAPQTVPDTLSSKQKQLYTQVLTAIRGQRWAEAKSLIGDDNGPLGDFLRAELLTAANSPKAEIGDLMPVLSRSPQLPQAEQLGRLATKRGATDLPTLPLQARLSWAGTAPRRVGADSVGDPSASGLARTIPDRIKNDDPAGAEALYLAAADRLTPEARDEWRQKIAWSYYIENDDANALRLSTECVASRGAWPTQAAWVQGLASWRLRDYRTALNAFDRVAREAPDSELRAAAYYWAARAAIAVGEPASVQPRLRAAAANEETFYGLLAAETLGVEAGTQRENVRADRSAWRALEDLPNVRAAMAFSEIGEDGYADELLRHQARIGDPRQHEQLIGMAQALSLPETQLWLAHNTPQGRKLAAATRYPQPKWEPNGGWRVDPALVFAHTLQESRFQKKAVSPAGAMGLMQVRPGTASDLARWGGDGRAPGDLKVPAVNMDFGQRYLQYLSKDSSTGGQLPKVIAAYNAGPAPIARWQTEIRDGGDPLLYIESIPYWETRGYVGIVLRNYWMYEAQQGKPSVSRDALAQGKWPRFPDSKDRVRLTYAGPASLANAD
- the moaB gene encoding molybdenum cofactor biosynthesis protein B, whose amino-acid sequence is MPIDESLPFRPVRIAVLTVSDSRSEATDKSGDKLEELLTAAGHILAARAIIPDEGDLIVSRLHNWIDDPEVDVVITTGGTGVTGRDVTPEALHRLDGKDIPGFGELFRWLSYQKIGTSTIQSRACAIVARGTYIFALPGSTGAVTDAWEGILSTQLDSRHKPCNFVELMPRLME
- a CDS encoding PA0069 family radical SAM protein: MEPTKPLPPISGRGAPTNLRPTRTGSLDREADGDWLDAAEDIDGAPTPLRTTVTIEHPKTIISRNTSPDIGFDRSINPYRGCEHGCIYCFARPTHAFHDLSPGLDFESKLFAKPDAAKLLRAELAKRNYKVAPLAIGTNTDGYQPIEREWGITRSIIEVLAETKHPLLITTKSDRLLRDIDLLAAMARDNLVGVAISVTTLDPKVARTLEPRAPHPRRRLAAIRKLIDAGVPTQVNISPIIPAITDHEIEAIMTAAAEAGAIRASYILMRLPFEVAPLFRAWLAAHYPDRADKVMHIVQDIRGGKDNDPNFFTRMKGQGIWPQLIRQRVKRAAREHGMDRNFPPLRSDLFRPPERDGQMELF